From a region of the Eulemur rufifrons isolate Redbay chromosome 7, OSU_ERuf_1, whole genome shotgun sequence genome:
- the BRPF1 gene encoding peregrin isoform X2, translating into MGVDFDVKTFCHNLRATKPPYECPIETCRKVYKSYSGIEYHLYHYDHDNPPPPQQTPLRKHKKKGRQSRPANKQSPSPSEVSQSPGREVMSYAQAQRMVEVDLHGRVHRISIFDNLDVVSEDEEAPEEAPENGSNKENTETPAATPKSGKHKNKEKRKDSNHHHHHNASASTTPKLPEVVYRELEQDTPDAPPRPTSYYRYIEKSAEELDEEVEYDMDEEDYIWLDIMNERRKTEGVSPIPQEIFEYLMDRLEKESYFESHNKGDPNALVDEDAVCCICNDGECQNSNVILFCDMCNLAVHQECYGVPYIPEGQWLCRRCLQSPSRAVDCALCPNKGGAFKQTDDGRWAHVVCALWIPEVCFANTVFLEPIDSIEHIPPARWKLTCYICKQRGSGACIQCHKANCYTAFHVTCAQQAGLYMKMEPVRETGANGTSFSVRKTAYCDIHTPPGSARRLPALSHSEGEEDEDEEEDEGKGWSSEKVKKAKAKSRIKMKKARKILAEKRAAAPVVSVPCIPPHRLSKITNRLTIQRKSQFMQRLHSYWTLKRQSRNGVPLLRRLQTHLQSQRNCDQVGRDSEDKNWALKEQLKSWQRLRHDLERARLLVELIRKREKLKRETIKVQQIAMEMQLTPFLILLRKTLEQLQEKDTGNIFSEPVPLSEVPDYLDHIKKPMDFFTMKQNLEAYRYLNFDDFEEDFNLIVSNCLKYNAKDTIFYRAAVRLREQGGAVLRQARRQAEKMGIDFETGMHIPHGLAGDEAPHHTEDAEEEQLVLLENQKHLPMEEQLKLLLERLDEVNASKQSVGRSRRAKMIKKEMTALRRKLAHQRETGRDGPERHGPSSRGSLTPHPAACDKDGQTDSAAEESSSQETSKGLGPNMSSTPAHEVGRRTSVLFSKKNPKTAGPPKRPGRPPKNRESQMTPSHGGSPVGPPQLPIMGSLRQRKRGRSPRPSSSSDSDSDKSTEDPPMDLPANGFSSGNQPVKKSFLVYRNDCSLPRSSSDSESSSSSSSSAASDRTSTTPSKQGRGKPSFSRGTFPEDSSEDTSGTENEAYSVGTGRGVGHSSKYPRPRPGMLGTHCQGLASPPAADPPSLSHSCEVVRKSLGRGAGWLSEDEDSPLDALDLVWAKCRGYPSYPALIIDPKMPREGMFHHGVPIPVPPLEVLKLGEQMTQEAREHLYLVLFFDNKRTWQWLPRTKLVPLGVNQDLDKEKMLEGRKSNIRKSVQIAYHRALQHRSKVQGEQSSETSDSD; encoded by the exons ATGGGGGTGGACTTTGACGTGAAGACTTTCTGCCACAACTTGCGGGCAACTAAGCCACCATACGAGTGCCCCATAGAGACCTGCCGCAAGGTCTACAAGAGTTACAGTGGTATTGAGTACCACCTGTATCACTATGATCACGACAATCCACCACCCCCGCAGCAGACTCCGCTCCGCAAGCACAAGAAGAAGGGGCGCCAGTCACGCCCAGCCAACAAGCAGTCACCCAGCCCCTCAGAGGTATCACAGTCACCAGGCCGTGAGGTGATGAGCTACGCACAGGCCCAGCGCATGGTAGAGGTGGACCTGCACGGCCGTGTCCACCGCATCAGCATCTTTGACAACCTGGATGTGGTGTCAGAGGATGAAGAAGCCCCTGAGGAGGCCCCTGAGAATGGTAGCAACAAGGAGAACACTGAAACACCAGCTGCTACTCCCAAGTCAGGCAAGCATAAGAATAAAGAGAAGCGTAAGGACtctaaccatcaccaccaccataaTGCTTCTGCAAGCACCACTCCCAAGCTGCCAGAGGTGGTATATCGAGAGCTGGAGCAGGACACCCCTGATGCCCCACCCCGGCCAACTTCCTATTACCG GTACATTGAGAAGTCTGCAGAAGAGCTGGATGAGGAAGTAGAGTATGACATGGACGAGGAGGACTACATCTGGCTGGATATCATGAATGAGCGTCGGAAGACAGAGGGTGTGAGTCCCATCCCACAGGAGATCTTTGAGTACTTAATGGACCGGCTGGAAAAGGAGTCCTACTTTGAGAGTCACAATAAAGGCGACCCCAATGCGCTAGTGGACGAGGATGCTGTTTGCTGTATCTGCAATGATGGTGAGTGCCAGAACAGCAATGTCATCCTCTTCTGTGACATGTGCAACCTGGCTGTGCACCAGGAGTGCTACGGTGTCCCCTATATCCCTGAGGGCCAGTGGCTGTGCCGCCGTTGCCTACAGTCACCCTCCCGTGCTGTGGACTGTGCCCTGTGCCCCAACAAGGGTGGTGCCTTCAAGCAGACAGACGACGGGCGCTGGGCCCATGTGGTGTGTGCCTTGTGGATCCCCGAGGTCTGCTTTGCCAACACGGTCTTCCTAGAGCCAATTGACAGCATTGAGCACATCCCACCAGCTCGCTGGAAGCTCACCTGCTACATTTGCAAACAGCGGGGTTCAGGAGCCTGCATCCAGTGCCACAAGGCCAACTGCTACACAGCCTTCCATGTGACATGCGCCCAGCAGGCTGGCCTTTATATGAAGATGGAGCCTGTGCGGGAGACAGGTGCCAATGGCACGTCCTTCAGTGTCCGAAAGACAGCATACTGCGACATCCACACACCGCCAGGTTCAGCGCGCCGCCTGCCCGCCCTGTCCCACAGTGAGGGtgaggaggatgaggatgaagaggaggatgaGGGTAAGGGCTGGAGCTCAGAGAAAGTCAAGAAGGCCAAGGCTAAGTCCCGGATCAAGATGAAGAAGGCACGGAAGATCCTGGCAGAGAAGCGGGCAGCAGCACCTGTGGTGTCAGTGCCCTGTATCCCACCACACAG GCTCAGTAAAATCACCAACCGCCTCACCATCCAAAGGAAGAGCCAGTTCATGCAGAGGCTGCACAGCTACTGGACACTGAAGCGGCAGTCACGGAATGGGGTTCCACTGCTACGTCGCCTGCAGACACACCTGCAGTCTCAGAGGAACTGCGATCAAGTTGGG AGAGATTCTGAGGATAAGAACTGGGCCCTCAAAGAACAGCTCAAGTCCTGGCAGCGGCTCCGGCATGACCTGGAGCGAGCTCGGCTGCTGGTGGAATTGATCCGCAAGCGGGAGAAACTCAAAAGGGAGACG ATCAAGGTCCAACAGATTGCCATGGAGATGCAGCTGACCCCTTTCCTCATCCTCCTTCGCAAAACCTTAGAACAGCTCCAAGAGAAGGACACAGGCAACATCTTCAGCGAGCCGGTCCCTCTGTCTGAG GTACCTGACTACCTAGACCACATCAAAAAGCCCATGGACTTTTTCACCATGAAGCAGAACTTGGAGGCTTACCGCTACCTGAACTTTGATGATTTTGAGGAGGACTTCAACCTTATCGTCAGCAACTGCCTCAAGTATAATGCCAAGGACACCATCTTCTACCGGGCGGCAGTGCGGCTCCGTGAGCAGGGTGGTGCTGTGCTCCGCCAGGCCCGGCGCCAGGCAGAAAAAATGGGCATTGACTTTGAGACGGGCATGCATATCCCCCACGGCCTGGCTGGAGATGAGGCCCCACACCACACTGAAGATG CAGAGGAAGAACAGCTGGTCCTCCTGGAGAACCAGAAGCACCTGCCCATGGAAGAGCAGCTGAAGTTGCTGCTGGAGCGGCTGGATGAGGTGAATGCCAGCAAGCAGAGCGTGGGCCGCTCACGGCGTGCAAAGATGATCAAGAAAGAGATGACGGCGCTGCGGCGGAAGCTTGCCCACCAGCGGGAGACTGGACGGGATGGGCCTGAGCGGCATGGCCCCTCGAGCAGGGGTAGTCTGACACCCCACCCAGCAGCTTGTGACAAGGATGGGCAGACAGACAGTGCCGCGGAGGAGAGCAGCAGCCAGGAGACAAGCAAAG GCCTGGGTCCCAACATGTCCTCAACCCCCGCACATGAGGTGGGCAGGAGAACCTCAGTTCTGTTCTCCAAAAAGAACCCGAAGACAGCTGGACCGCCCAAGAGGCCGGGCCGGCCCCCCAAAAACCGGGAGAGCCAGATGACCCCCAGCCACGGAGGCAGTCCTGTGGGGCCCCCCCAGCTCCCCATCATGGGCTCCCTGCGTCAGCGCAAGCGGGGTAGGAGCCCCCGGCCCAGTTCGAGCTCAGACAGCGACAGTGATAAGTCCACAGAAGACCCCCCAATGG ACTTACCAGCCAATGGCTTCAGCAGTGGAAACCAGCCAGTGAAGAAGAGTTTCTTGGTATACCGTAATGACTGCAGCCTCCCCCGGAGCAGCTCAGACTCTGAGtccagcagcagtagcagcagcagcgcTGCCTCAGACCGGACCAG CACTACACCCTCAAAACAAGGCCGTGGCAAGCCCTCTTTCTCTCGGGGTACATTCCCAGAGGACAGCAGTGAGGATACCTCAGGCACTGAGAATGAGGCCTACTCCGTGGGCACTGGCCGCGGCGTGGGCCACAGCAGTAAGTACCCTCGCCCaaggccagggatgctgggaACCCATTGTCAAGGCCTTGCCAGTCCCCCGGCTGCTGATCCACCTTCTCTCTCCCATTCCTGTGAAGTGGTAAGGAAGAGTCTGGGCCGGGGAGCTGGCTGGCTGTCAGAGGATGAGGACTCCCCTCTGGACGCTCTGGACCTTGTGTGGGCCAAATGCCGAGGGTATCCATCGTACCCAGCTCTG ATCATTGATCCAAAGATGCCCCGAGAAGGTATGTTCCACCATGGGGTTCCCATTCCTGTGCCCCCCCTGGAGGTGCTGAAACTTGGGGAGCAGATGACCCAGGAAGCCCGAGAGCATCTCTACCTCGTCCTCTTCTTTGACAACAAACGAACCTg GCAGTGGCTGCCCAGGACCAAGCTGGTTCCTTTGGGTGTGAACCAGGACCTAGACAAGGAGAAGATGCTGGAGGGCCGCAAGTCCAACATCCGCAAGTCAGTACAGATCGCCTACCACCGGGCTCTGCAACACCGCAGCAAGGTGCAGGGCGAGCAGAGCAGTGAGACCAGCGATAGTGATTGA
- the BRPF1 gene encoding peregrin isoform X1, with the protein MGVDFDVKTFCHNLRATKPPYECPIETCRKVYKSYSGIEYHLYHYDHDNPPPPQQTPLRKHKKKGRQSRPANKQSPSPSEVSQSPGREVMSYAQAQRMVEVDLHGRVHRISIFDNLDVVSEDEEAPEEAPENGSNKENTETPAATPKSGKHKNKEKRKDSNHHHHHNASASTTPKLPEVVYRELEQDTPDAPPRPTSYYRYIEKSAEELDEEVEYDMDEEDYIWLDIMNERRKTEGVSPIPQEIFEYLMDRLEKESYFESHNKGDPNALVDEDAVCCICNDGECQNSNVILFCDMCNLAVHQECYGVPYIPEGQWLCRRCLQSPSRAVDCALCPNKGGAFKQTDDGRWAHVVCALWIPEVCFANTVFLEPIDSIEHIPPARWKLTCYICKQRGSGACIQCHKANCYTAFHVTCAQQAGLYMKMEPVRETGANGTSFSVRKTAYCDIHTPPGSARRLPALSHSEGEEDEDEEEDEGKGWSSEKVKKAKAKSRIKMKKARKILAEKRAAAPVVSVPCIPPHRLSKITNRLTIQRKSQFMQRLHSYWTLKRQSRNGVPLLRRLQTHLQSQRNCDQVGRDSEDKNWALKEQLKSWQRLRHDLERARLLVELIRKREKLKRETIKVQQIAMEMQLTPFLILLRKTLEQLQEKDTGNIFSEPVPLSEVPDYLDHIKKPMDFFTMKQNLEAYRYLNFDDFEEDFNLIVSNCLKYNAKDTIFYRAAVRLREQGGAVLRQARRQAEKMGIDFETGMHIPHGLAGDEAPHHTEDAAEEEQLVLLENQKHLPMEEQLKLLLERLDEVNASKQSVGRSRRAKMIKKEMTALRRKLAHQRETGRDGPERHGPSSRGSLTPHPAACDKDGQTDSAAEESSSQETSKGLGPNMSSTPAHEVGRRTSVLFSKKNPKTAGPPKRPGRPPKNRESQMTPSHGGSPVGPPQLPIMGSLRQRKRGRSPRPSSSSDSDSDKSTEDPPMDLPANGFSSGNQPVKKSFLVYRNDCSLPRSSSDSESSSSSSSSAASDRTSTTPSKQGRGKPSFSRGTFPEDSSEDTSGTENEAYSVGTGRGVGHSSKYPRPRPGMLGTHCQGLASPPAADPPSLSHSCEVVRKSLGRGAGWLSEDEDSPLDALDLVWAKCRGYPSYPALIIDPKMPREGMFHHGVPIPVPPLEVLKLGEQMTQEAREHLYLVLFFDNKRTWQWLPRTKLVPLGVNQDLDKEKMLEGRKSNIRKSVQIAYHRALQHRSKVQGEQSSETSDSD; encoded by the exons ATGGGGGTGGACTTTGACGTGAAGACTTTCTGCCACAACTTGCGGGCAACTAAGCCACCATACGAGTGCCCCATAGAGACCTGCCGCAAGGTCTACAAGAGTTACAGTGGTATTGAGTACCACCTGTATCACTATGATCACGACAATCCACCACCCCCGCAGCAGACTCCGCTCCGCAAGCACAAGAAGAAGGGGCGCCAGTCACGCCCAGCCAACAAGCAGTCACCCAGCCCCTCAGAGGTATCACAGTCACCAGGCCGTGAGGTGATGAGCTACGCACAGGCCCAGCGCATGGTAGAGGTGGACCTGCACGGCCGTGTCCACCGCATCAGCATCTTTGACAACCTGGATGTGGTGTCAGAGGATGAAGAAGCCCCTGAGGAGGCCCCTGAGAATGGTAGCAACAAGGAGAACACTGAAACACCAGCTGCTACTCCCAAGTCAGGCAAGCATAAGAATAAAGAGAAGCGTAAGGACtctaaccatcaccaccaccataaTGCTTCTGCAAGCACCACTCCCAAGCTGCCAGAGGTGGTATATCGAGAGCTGGAGCAGGACACCCCTGATGCCCCACCCCGGCCAACTTCCTATTACCG GTACATTGAGAAGTCTGCAGAAGAGCTGGATGAGGAAGTAGAGTATGACATGGACGAGGAGGACTACATCTGGCTGGATATCATGAATGAGCGTCGGAAGACAGAGGGTGTGAGTCCCATCCCACAGGAGATCTTTGAGTACTTAATGGACCGGCTGGAAAAGGAGTCCTACTTTGAGAGTCACAATAAAGGCGACCCCAATGCGCTAGTGGACGAGGATGCTGTTTGCTGTATCTGCAATGATGGTGAGTGCCAGAACAGCAATGTCATCCTCTTCTGTGACATGTGCAACCTGGCTGTGCACCAGGAGTGCTACGGTGTCCCCTATATCCCTGAGGGCCAGTGGCTGTGCCGCCGTTGCCTACAGTCACCCTCCCGTGCTGTGGACTGTGCCCTGTGCCCCAACAAGGGTGGTGCCTTCAAGCAGACAGACGACGGGCGCTGGGCCCATGTGGTGTGTGCCTTGTGGATCCCCGAGGTCTGCTTTGCCAACACGGTCTTCCTAGAGCCAATTGACAGCATTGAGCACATCCCACCAGCTCGCTGGAAGCTCACCTGCTACATTTGCAAACAGCGGGGTTCAGGAGCCTGCATCCAGTGCCACAAGGCCAACTGCTACACAGCCTTCCATGTGACATGCGCCCAGCAGGCTGGCCTTTATATGAAGATGGAGCCTGTGCGGGAGACAGGTGCCAATGGCACGTCCTTCAGTGTCCGAAAGACAGCATACTGCGACATCCACACACCGCCAGGTTCAGCGCGCCGCCTGCCCGCCCTGTCCCACAGTGAGGGtgaggaggatgaggatgaagaggaggatgaGGGTAAGGGCTGGAGCTCAGAGAAAGTCAAGAAGGCCAAGGCTAAGTCCCGGATCAAGATGAAGAAGGCACGGAAGATCCTGGCAGAGAAGCGGGCAGCAGCACCTGTGGTGTCAGTGCCCTGTATCCCACCACACAG GCTCAGTAAAATCACCAACCGCCTCACCATCCAAAGGAAGAGCCAGTTCATGCAGAGGCTGCACAGCTACTGGACACTGAAGCGGCAGTCACGGAATGGGGTTCCACTGCTACGTCGCCTGCAGACACACCTGCAGTCTCAGAGGAACTGCGATCAAGTTGGG AGAGATTCTGAGGATAAGAACTGGGCCCTCAAAGAACAGCTCAAGTCCTGGCAGCGGCTCCGGCATGACCTGGAGCGAGCTCGGCTGCTGGTGGAATTGATCCGCAAGCGGGAGAAACTCAAAAGGGAGACG ATCAAGGTCCAACAGATTGCCATGGAGATGCAGCTGACCCCTTTCCTCATCCTCCTTCGCAAAACCTTAGAACAGCTCCAAGAGAAGGACACAGGCAACATCTTCAGCGAGCCGGTCCCTCTGTCTGAG GTACCTGACTACCTAGACCACATCAAAAAGCCCATGGACTTTTTCACCATGAAGCAGAACTTGGAGGCTTACCGCTACCTGAACTTTGATGATTTTGAGGAGGACTTCAACCTTATCGTCAGCAACTGCCTCAAGTATAATGCCAAGGACACCATCTTCTACCGGGCGGCAGTGCGGCTCCGTGAGCAGGGTGGTGCTGTGCTCCGCCAGGCCCGGCGCCAGGCAGAAAAAATGGGCATTGACTTTGAGACGGGCATGCATATCCCCCACGGCCTGGCTGGAGATGAGGCCCCACACCACACTGAAGATG CAGCAGAGGAAGAACAGCTGGTCCTCCTGGAGAACCAGAAGCACCTGCCCATGGAAGAGCAGCTGAAGTTGCTGCTGGAGCGGCTGGATGAGGTGAATGCCAGCAAGCAGAGCGTGGGCCGCTCACGGCGTGCAAAGATGATCAAGAAAGAGATGACGGCGCTGCGGCGGAAGCTTGCCCACCAGCGGGAGACTGGACGGGATGGGCCTGAGCGGCATGGCCCCTCGAGCAGGGGTAGTCTGACACCCCACCCAGCAGCTTGTGACAAGGATGGGCAGACAGACAGTGCCGCGGAGGAGAGCAGCAGCCAGGAGACAAGCAAAG GCCTGGGTCCCAACATGTCCTCAACCCCCGCACATGAGGTGGGCAGGAGAACCTCAGTTCTGTTCTCCAAAAAGAACCCGAAGACAGCTGGACCGCCCAAGAGGCCGGGCCGGCCCCCCAAAAACCGGGAGAGCCAGATGACCCCCAGCCACGGAGGCAGTCCTGTGGGGCCCCCCCAGCTCCCCATCATGGGCTCCCTGCGTCAGCGCAAGCGGGGTAGGAGCCCCCGGCCCAGTTCGAGCTCAGACAGCGACAGTGATAAGTCCACAGAAGACCCCCCAATGG ACTTACCAGCCAATGGCTTCAGCAGTGGAAACCAGCCAGTGAAGAAGAGTTTCTTGGTATACCGTAATGACTGCAGCCTCCCCCGGAGCAGCTCAGACTCTGAGtccagcagcagtagcagcagcagcgcTGCCTCAGACCGGACCAG CACTACACCCTCAAAACAAGGCCGTGGCAAGCCCTCTTTCTCTCGGGGTACATTCCCAGAGGACAGCAGTGAGGATACCTCAGGCACTGAGAATGAGGCCTACTCCGTGGGCACTGGCCGCGGCGTGGGCCACAGCAGTAAGTACCCTCGCCCaaggccagggatgctgggaACCCATTGTCAAGGCCTTGCCAGTCCCCCGGCTGCTGATCCACCTTCTCTCTCCCATTCCTGTGAAGTGGTAAGGAAGAGTCTGGGCCGGGGAGCTGGCTGGCTGTCAGAGGATGAGGACTCCCCTCTGGACGCTCTGGACCTTGTGTGGGCCAAATGCCGAGGGTATCCATCGTACCCAGCTCTG ATCATTGATCCAAAGATGCCCCGAGAAGGTATGTTCCACCATGGGGTTCCCATTCCTGTGCCCCCCCTGGAGGTGCTGAAACTTGGGGAGCAGATGACCCAGGAAGCCCGAGAGCATCTCTACCTCGTCCTCTTCTTTGACAACAAACGAACCTg GCAGTGGCTGCCCAGGACCAAGCTGGTTCCTTTGGGTGTGAACCAGGACCTAGACAAGGAGAAGATGCTGGAGGGCCGCAAGTCCAACATCCGCAAGTCAGTACAGATCGCCTACCACCGGGCTCTGCAACACCGCAGCAAGGTGCAGGGCGAGCAGAGCAGTGAGACCAGCGATAGTGATTGA